From Calothrix sp. PCC 6303, a single genomic window includes:
- a CDS encoding protein kinase domain-containing protein, producing MALFASINPNSLPEMPGYTILEELYVGSRTAVYRAVQNAQQCSVVIKVVRRDYPSFEELVQFRNQYTITKHLPIHGIVRPLSLEPLGNGYVLVMEDCGGVSLGKYIQQQSLDMTDVLTIALQIADILHDLWHHQVVHKDIKPTNILIHPESKQVKLIDFSIASLLPKETREIQCPQGLEGTLAYLAPEQTGQMNRGIDYRADFYGLGVTLYQLLTGILPFTSDDPLELIHCHIAKVPVPINYVKADVPPMVAAIVTKLMAKNAEDRYQSALGLKHDLEQCLTQWKKLGKIAAFELGLNDLSDRLPIPQQSYSPVAKVQDLAHGYPQSFLQQQIQASQQFLKSLIDNIPQIVIWKDRNSTFLGCNTNAAKILNLESPDQIVGKTDYDFSFTPEEIEWYQECDRRIMESGQAELNIVETQQKPDGSQSWLSTSKIPLRDSNSNVIGILITIEDITHRKVAEAIILKKSQELEEAAQALQNTQLQMVQGEKMASLGNLVAGVAHEINNPIGFLNGSINNTKEYIQYLLEHIALYQQHHPNAANPVEKHAEDIDLKYLSEDLPKLLDSMQRATDRITDISTSLRTFSRADNDHKVSADLHEGIDSTLLILKYRIKANDYRPAIQVIQNYGDLPKIKCLPGQLNQVFMNILANAIDAFDETAQQSSLADLKVNPQKITIKTTLTEQGAVEIYIRDNGKGMPEEVKSRIFDHLFTTKGVDKGTGLGLAIARQIVVEKHGGSLEVKSQLGQGTEFYIRLPA from the coding sequence ATGGCACTTTTTGCGAGTATTAATCCTAATTCATTGCCTGAAATGCCTGGCTATACTATTCTTGAGGAACTGTATGTGGGATCTCGCACAGCAGTGTATCGAGCGGTGCAGAATGCCCAACAATGTTCCGTGGTGATTAAGGTGGTACGACGCGATTATCCAAGTTTTGAGGAATTGGTGCAGTTTCGCAATCAGTATACAATTACTAAACATCTGCCTATTCATGGAATTGTTCGACCCTTAAGTCTAGAACCACTGGGGAACGGTTATGTCTTGGTGATGGAAGATTGTGGTGGGGTATCTTTAGGAAAGTATATCCAGCAGCAGTCCCTAGATATGACTGATGTGTTGACAATCGCCCTCCAAATTGCCGATATTCTCCATGATCTGTGGCATCATCAGGTGGTGCATAAAGACATCAAACCCACTAATATTTTAATTCACCCGGAGTCGAAACAAGTCAAGCTAATTGACTTTAGTATTGCCTCCTTATTGCCGAAGGAGACTCGGGAAATCCAATGTCCGCAAGGATTGGAAGGTACCCTGGCATATCTAGCTCCCGAACAAACCGGGCAAATGAATCGCGGCATCGATTACCGTGCAGATTTCTATGGTTTAGGTGTAACTCTGTATCAACTGTTGACAGGGATATTACCATTTACATCGGATGACCCATTGGAGCTAATTCATTGTCATATTGCAAAGGTACCCGTGCCGATAAATTATGTAAAGGCAGATGTACCCCCAATGGTGGCGGCGATCGTCACTAAACTCATGGCAAAGAATGCCGAAGATCGCTATCAAAGCGCGTTGGGACTGAAGCATGATTTGGAACAGTGTTTAACTCAATGGAAAAAACTAGGAAAAATTGCAGCGTTTGAACTAGGGCTGAATGATTTAAGCGATCGCTTGCCGATTCCCCAACAGTCATATAGCCCCGTCGCCAAAGTCCAAGATTTAGCTCATGGCTATCCCCAATCGTTTTTGCAACAGCAAATACAAGCTTCTCAGCAGTTTTTGAAGTCGTTAATTGACAACATTCCACAGATCGTGATTTGGAAAGACCGCAACTCGACATTTTTGGGTTGTAATACTAACGCAGCTAAGATTCTGAATCTGGAATCGCCAGATCAAATTGTAGGTAAAACTGATTATGATTTTTCTTTTACCCCTGAAGAAATAGAGTGGTATCAAGAATGCGATCGCCGCATCATGGAATCTGGACAAGCTGAACTCAACATTGTCGAAACCCAACAAAAACCTGATGGCTCCCAATCCTGGCTCAGTACTAGTAAAATTCCACTGCGCGATTCAAATAGCAATGTCATTGGTATTTTGATCACGATTGAAGACATTACCCATCGCAAAGTCGCCGAAGCCATCATTCTGAAAAAATCTCAAGAACTTGAGGAAGCCGCACAAGCCTTACAAAACACCCAATTGCAAATGGTGCAAGGCGAAAAAATGGCATCTTTGGGCAACTTAGTTGCTGGGGTGGCACACGAAATAAATAATCCTATCGGTTTCCTGAATGGCAGTATCAACAATACCAAAGAGTATATCCAATACCTCCTCGAACACATAGCCCTTTATCAGCAACATCATCCGAATGCTGCCAATCCAGTTGAAAAACATGCAGAAGATATTGATCTGAAATACCTTAGTGAAGATTTACCCAAGTTACTAGATTCAATGCAACGTGCAACTGACCGCATCACAGACATCAGCACCAGCCTACGTACTTTTTCCCGTGCCGATAATGATCACAAAGTCAGCGCTGATCTGCACGAAGGTATTGATAGTACGCTGCTGATTCTCAAATACCGCATTAAAGCCAACGATTATCGTCCTGCCATTCAAGTCATTCAAAACTACGGTGACTTGCCCAAGATCAAATGCTTACCTGGGCAGTTAAACCAGGTGTTTATGAATATTTTGGCGAATGCCATCGATGCCTTTGATGAAACCGCCCAACAATCTTCTTTGGCGGATCTGAAAGTCAATCCCCAGAAAATCACGATTAAAACTACACTCACTGAACAAGGCGCAGTTGAAATCTACATCCGCGATAATGGTAAAGGTATGCCTGAAGAGGTAAAATCCAGAATTTTTGACCATTTGTTTACCACGAAAGGCGTGGATAAAGGGACAGGATTAGGATTGGCGATCGCCCGTCAGATTGTGGTAGAAAAACATGGTGGTAGTTTAGAAGTGAAGTCACAGTTAGGTCAAGGTACTGAGTTTTATATCCGTTTACCTGCTTGA
- the cobN gene encoding cobaltochelatase subunit CobN, with product MHRTNATSVGWNSQSEGIIFVEQTPAPLVLITAADTDIQTLAAALPKLPKTFPTFRVTNLLQLQQQIVIDTYAEQILELAQVIVIRLIGGRSYWSYGFEVVQEIAERNGTTLIVMPGDDALDQNLMSHSTLPLTKVNQIWRYFNEGGTDNFVNALKYISDCCLSTTFNPPLPQIVPRVGRYLSPICSTKRQGEVSVSAKSKVGILFYRAHYLAGNTQVIDALCQALEKYNLEAVPVFVSSLREIEVQQELESIFQPMGRVGEWRSGGEGEAGGEGEAGEAGGEGGEGGEGEAGGERNIALLLNTTSFSLAKLESETPQTELWQQLNVPVFQVILSSGGFEQWKSDFKGLSPRDMAINVALPEVDGRIISRAVSFKATQSRHPELQTDVVCYEPVSDRINFVAQLAANWIRLRRKSPQKRRIALILANYPNRDGRLANGVGLDTPQSCVEILVALKEAGYEVGDIPQDGDELIKILTASITNDPEGRELRPVRQSLSGETYQEYFATLPESIQSSVNQRWGKEAGEQGAGSRGETISGGTPPALSRTLSASGEGWGGVQFPIPGIQLGNIFIGIQPSRGYDIDPSLNYHAPDLEPTHAYLAYYYWVRETFGADAVVHVGKHGNLEWLPGKSIALSETCFPEVALGAMPNLYPFIVNDPGEGSQAKRRSQAVIIDHLTPPLTRAELYGSLQNLENLIDEYYEAASLDPSRLSALRDRIRQLVETENLNLDLGMLETTAENPEELPINQLDGYLCELKEAQIRDGLHIFGKCPSGTQLRDLIIAIARHPNRHQNGLTRAIAEDWGLDLDPLTANFSTLLTPSQTEILQQKSPHPQYNIGDAVETLEAEAAVMVDAIIEEAGEKMNWGRGQGAGGEDELGQIFQDFNTSNIDAPKHKQIEQSKNSKDSSPTPPLPHSLTPPLPHSPTPPLPLLHSLSWIQSHLLPALRQTDSEIINLLAGLNGEYVPSAASGAPTRGRPEVLPTGKNFYSVDIRAVPTESAWDVGRKAAEAVVECYTQENGEYPKTLAISLWGTAMMRTGGDDISQALALLGVQPVWDGNARRVIDLEIVPLSLLGRPRIDVTLRVSGFFRDAFPNLIDLFDQAVVSVAALDEPDEQNPLAAQVRQETEFWQNQGIDIDEAKARSHYRIFGSKPGAYGAGLQGLIESQNWDSDEDLARAYTNWSSYAYSSKKTGIAAPEAFQQRLQGMQIVLQNQDNREHDLLDSDDYYQFQGGLTAAVRCQQGKNPTTYFGDNSIPANPRVRQLKSEIARVYRSRVVNPKWIDGMMRHGYKGAFEMAATVDFLFAYDATTKCVENYMYEGVAQAYLFNSQIADFIQQKNPHALRDIAERLLEAHQRNLWQDVSIQTLENLRNLVHEAEATIESQLI from the coding sequence ATGCATCGTACTAACGCAACATCGGTGGGATGGAATTCCCAATCTGAAGGTATAATTTTTGTTGAACAGACTCCAGCCCCCCTAGTGTTGATTACGGCTGCTGATACAGATATTCAAACACTAGCAGCTGCGCTTCCCAAATTACCAAAAACATTTCCGACATTTAGAGTCACCAATCTCCTACAGTTACAGCAGCAAATAGTAATTGATACCTATGCTGAACAAATTTTAGAACTGGCTCAAGTAATTGTCATCCGTTTAATAGGTGGACGTTCCTATTGGAGTTATGGTTTTGAGGTTGTGCAGGAAATAGCGGAACGCAATGGTACAACTCTCATTGTAATGCCAGGAGACGATGCTCTTGACCAAAATTTAATGTCGCACTCAACTTTGCCTTTGACTAAAGTAAACCAAATTTGGCGTTACTTTAATGAAGGTGGTACCGATAATTTTGTTAACGCCCTTAAATATATCTCTGATTGTTGTCTTTCAACAACGTTTAATCCTCCCTTACCGCAAATTGTTCCCCGTGTTGGTAGGTATTTATCTCCAATTTGCTCAACAAAGAGGCAGGGAGAAGTATCTGTTTCCGCAAAATCAAAAGTAGGCATATTATTTTACCGTGCCCATTACTTAGCAGGAAATACTCAGGTAATAGATGCTTTATGTCAGGCTTTAGAAAAATATAACTTAGAAGCTGTACCCGTGTTTGTTTCTTCCCTGCGGGAAATAGAGGTACAACAGGAGTTAGAAAGCATCTTTCAACCCATGGGGAGAGTGGGGGAGTGGAGGAGTGGGGGAGAAGGGGAAGCAGGGGGAGAAGGGGAGGCAGGGGAAGCAGGGGGAGAAGGGGGAGAAGGGGGAGAAGGGGAGGCAGGGGGAGAGAGAAATATTGCTCTTTTACTGAATACTACTAGTTTTTCCTTGGCTAAATTGGAAAGTGAAACCCCGCAAACTGAACTTTGGCAACAATTAAATGTCCCGGTTTTCCAAGTTATTCTCAGTAGTGGTGGATTTGAACAGTGGAAAAGCGACTTTAAGGGACTTTCTCCCCGTGATATGGCGATAAATGTGGCATTACCAGAAGTTGATGGGAGAATAATTAGTCGTGCCGTATCTTTCAAAGCTACCCAAAGCAGACATCCTGAATTACAAACGGATGTAGTATGCTATGAGCCAGTAAGCGATCGCATAAATTTTGTAGCCCAGTTAGCAGCTAATTGGATACGCTTACGTCGTAAATCTCCTCAAAAACGACGTATTGCTTTGATTTTGGCAAATTATCCCAACCGTGATGGACGTTTGGCGAATGGTGTGGGTTTGGATACTCCCCAAAGTTGTGTAGAAATTTTAGTAGCTTTGAAAGAAGCAGGTTACGAAGTAGGAGATATTCCCCAAGATGGGGATGAATTAATTAAAATTCTCACAGCAAGCATTACAAATGATCCTGAAGGTAGGGAATTACGTCCAGTTCGTCAAAGTTTATCCGGGGAAACCTACCAAGAATACTTTGCCACATTGCCCGAATCTATTCAAAGTAGTGTAAATCAACGTTGGGGAAAAGAAGCAGGGGAGCAGGGAGCAGGGAGCAGGGGAGAAACAATTTCTGGCGGAACCCCACCCGCGCTATCGCGCACCCTCTCCGCTAGCGGGGAGGGTTGGGGAGGGGTTCAATTCCCGATTCCCGGAATTCAACTGGGAAATATCTTCATTGGCATCCAACCATCACGGGGTTATGACATAGACCCCAGTTTAAATTACCATGCCCCCGATTTAGAACCAACCCACGCCTACTTAGCTTACTATTACTGGGTGCGGGAAACCTTTGGTGCGGATGCAGTGGTACATGTGGGGAAACATGGAAATTTAGAATGGTTGCCTGGTAAAAGTATCGCCTTATCGGAAACTTGTTTTCCCGAAGTTGCCTTAGGTGCGATGCCGAATTTATATCCTTTTATTGTCAACGATCCTGGGGAAGGTTCCCAAGCCAAACGCCGCAGTCAAGCGGTAATTATTGACCATCTTACCCCACCTTTGACCCGCGCCGAGTTATATGGCTCCCTACAAAACTTGGAAAACTTGATTGATGAATATTATGAAGCCGCCAGCTTAGATCCTAGCCGATTGTCAGCATTACGCGATCGCATTCGCCAACTAGTGGAGACAGAGAACCTCAACTTAGATTTAGGAATGTTGGAAACAACAGCAGAAAACCCCGAAGAACTCCCCATCAATCAATTAGATGGATATCTCTGCGAACTCAAAGAAGCCCAAATCAGAGACGGTTTACACATCTTCGGCAAATGTCCCAGCGGTACCCAACTGCGTGATTTAATTATAGCGATCGCACGTCACCCCAACCGCCACCAAAATGGACTCACCCGCGCCATAGCTGAAGATTGGGGCTTAGACTTAGACCCCCTAACTGCTAACTTTAGCACCCTCCTCACACCCTCTCAGACCGAAATCCTCCAACAAAAATCCCCCCATCCTCAATATAATATAGGTGATGCAGTCGAAACCCTGGAAGCTGAAGCCGCCGTGATGGTAGATGCAATCATAGAAGAGGCAGGGGAGAAGATGAATTGGGGCAGGGGGCAGGGAGCAGGGGGAGAAGATGAATTGGGGCAGATTTTCCAGGACTTCAACACCTCAAATATAGACGCACCAAAGCATAAACAGATTGAACAGAGTAAGAACAGTAAAGATTCCTCCCCCACTCCCCCACTCCCCCACTCCCTCACTCCCCCACTCCCCCACTCCCCCACTCCCCCACTCCCCCTGCTTCACTCCCTCTCCTGGATTCAATCCCATCTCCTCCCAGCCTTGCGACAAACCGACTCGGAAATCATTAACCTTCTCGCGGGACTCAACGGGGAATATGTTCCCAGTGCCGCATCTGGTGCCCCTACACGCGGACGACCAGAAGTGCTACCAACTGGCAAAAATTTTTACTCAGTAGACATCCGTGCCGTACCCACAGAATCAGCCTGGGATGTTGGTAGAAAGGCAGCAGAAGCCGTAGTTGAATGTTACACCCAAGAAAATGGCGAGTATCCCAAAACACTAGCAATTTCCCTGTGGGGTACCGCCATGATGCGAACAGGCGGCGATGATATTTCCCAGGCATTAGCATTACTAGGTGTCCAACCAGTATGGGATGGTAACGCCAGACGTGTCATCGACTTAGAAATCGTCCCCCTTTCACTCCTCGGTAGACCACGTATCGATGTCACATTAAGAGTTTCCGGATTTTTCCGCGATGCCTTCCCAAATTTGATAGACTTATTTGACCAAGCTGTCGTCAGTGTGGCAGCATTAGATGAACCCGATGAGCAAAACCCCCTAGCAGCGCAAGTCCGCCAAGAAACAGAATTTTGGCAAAACCAAGGTATAGATATAGATGAAGCTAAAGCGCGATCGCATTATCGGATTTTTGGCTCTAAACCCGGTGCGTATGGTGCCGGACTCCAAGGCTTAATAGAATCCCAAAATTGGGATAGTGACGAAGATTTAGCCCGCGCTTACACAAATTGGAGTTCCTACGCTTATAGCAGTAAAAAAACCGGAATCGCGGCACCCGAAGCCTTCCAACAACGTCTCCAAGGAATGCAGATAGTATTACAAAACCAAGACAACCGGGAACATGATTTACTAGATTCCGATGACTATTATCAATTCCAAGGTGGCTTAACCGCAGCAGTCAGATGTCAACAAGGCAAAAACCCCACAACCTACTTTGGAGACAACTCAATCCCTGCTAACCCCCGCGTCCGTCAACTTAAATCAGAAATCGCCAGGGTTTACCGTTCACGGGTTGTCAATCCCAAATGGATTGATGGGATGATGCGTCACGGTTACAAAGGTGCCTTTGAAATGGCAGCAACAGTAGACTTCTTATTTGCCTACGATGCCACCACCAAATGCGTCGAAAACTATATGTACGAAGGTGTTGCCCAAGCTTATTTATTTAATTCTCAGATTGCCGATTTCATCCAGCAGAAAAACCCCCATGCCCTCCGTGATATTGCTGAGAGGTTGCTAGAAGCACACCAGCGAAATTTATGGCAGGATGTCAGTATACAAACGCTGGAAAATCTGCGAAACTTAGTACATGAAGCCGAAGCTACTATCGAAAGCCAACTAATTTAA
- a CDS encoding peptidoglycan-binding domain-containing protein, with protein sequence MENLAYLHLAFDYEEDCPDELISIGSFLNKAAAPDWSKLSGRAWRYMLPLALTLAIFSSINGAFALQKGDRGPSVRELQSDLKQAGFYQAAITQVYDVRTEEAVKKFQKSVNLQTNGIAGPTTLGKLEKWRPPAAAKPANKPKVVATQTTKPKLQNVQAKTPVTQAVRRNKVTNPNFIQRGDEGEDVRILQERLRIAGYYFGNSTGIFGPITEEAVKRFQTAYNLKNDGIVGSATIRRLPPNNIGYGEETPTRQADPDKLRLGDRGEAVRVLQQQLIQAGYLTGQPNGYFGAFTADAVKRFQTENYLAASGIAGSTTRGKLYEQVKNTPKSEFETLEIQRRLNARGFYKGPLNGVLGDDTKRAIKQAQQYYGISLKDVKNGQF encoded by the coding sequence ATGGAAAATCTTGCGTATTTACACTTAGCTTTTGATTACGAAGAAGATTGTCCCGATGAACTAATTTCCATCGGTTCCTTCCTTAACAAAGCAGCTGCACCAGATTGGAGCAAGCTATCAGGTCGTGCTTGGCGATACATGCTACCCCTAGCCCTAACCTTGGCGATTTTTTCATCAATTAATGGTGCATTCGCTCTGCAAAAAGGCGATCGCGGTCCTTCAGTACGGGAACTGCAATCTGATTTGAAGCAAGCAGGCTTTTATCAAGCAGCCATCACCCAAGTATATGATGTCCGTACCGAAGAAGCAGTCAAAAAGTTTCAAAAATCCGTCAATCTCCAAACAAACGGCATTGCTGGACCGACAACCCTCGGTAAATTAGAAAAATGGCGACCCCCCGCAGCCGCAAAACCAGCCAATAAGCCGAAAGTAGTGGCTACCCAAACCACCAAACCAAAATTACAAAACGTCCAAGCAAAAACCCCAGTTACCCAAGCTGTTAGAAGAAACAAAGTAACTAATCCCAACTTCATTCAACGGGGAGACGAAGGAGAAGATGTCCGCATCCTCCAAGAACGTTTGAGAATTGCTGGTTATTATTTCGGCAACTCCACCGGAATCTTTGGTCCCATCACCGAAGAAGCTGTAAAGCGCTTTCAAACAGCATACAACCTCAAAAATGACGGAATTGTAGGTTCTGCCACCATCCGCCGACTTCCCCCCAACAACATCGGTTACGGTGAAGAAACACCAACCCGTCAAGCAGATCCTGATAAATTACGTTTAGGCGATCGCGGTGAAGCTGTAAGGGTACTCCAGCAACAACTTATTCAAGCTGGATACTTAACTGGACAACCTAACGGATACTTCGGTGCTTTCACCGCCGATGCGGTCAAACGCTTCCAAACCGAGAATTATTTAGCAGCCAGTGGCATTGCTGGCAGCACAACCCGTGGCAAATTATACGAACAGGTAAAAAATACTCCCAAAAGCGAATTTGAGACCCTAGAAATCCAACGCCGACTCAACGCGAGAGGTTTTTACAAAGGTCCCCTTAACGGAGTTTTGGGAGACGATACCAAGCGAGCCATCAAACAGGCACAGCAATATTACGGTATCAGCCTCAAAGATGTCAAAAACGGACAGTTTTGA
- a CDS encoding Fur family transcriptional regulator, producing MSVYTTTSLKAELNERGWRLTPQREVILHIFQELPQGEHLSAEDLYERLEADGEGISLSTIYRTLKLMARMGILRELELGEGHKHYEINQPYPHHHHHLICVRCNSTIEFKNDSILKTGAKTAQKEGYHLLDCQLTIHAVCPKCQRALMPV from the coding sequence ATGTCTGTCTACACTACGACTTCACTGAAAGCAGAACTTAACGAACGTGGCTGGCGCTTAACCCCTCAGAGGGAAGTTATCTTGCATATTTTTCAAGAACTTCCTCAAGGTGAGCATCTCAGCGCTGAGGATCTTTATGAACGCCTAGAAGCGGATGGGGAGGGTATTAGCCTATCCACCATTTATCGGACGCTTAAATTGATGGCGAGAATGGGAATCTTGAGGGAATTGGAACTGGGAGAAGGGCATAAGCACTATGAAATTAACCAGCCCTATCCCCACCACCATCACCACCTAATTTGTGTTAGATGTAATTCGACAATAGAATTCAAGAACGACTCAATTTTAAAGACAGGAGCAAAGACAGCACAAAAAGAAGGTTATCACCTTCTTGATTGTCAATTGACGATTCATGCTGTTTGTCCTAAGTGTCAACGAGCTTTAATGCCTGTTTAA
- a CDS encoding GAF domain-containing protein, with protein MPSFPNLSFPKTISTDVFNQLGELLEQMAQSLDTSSLVLTEDILMRIPVPGEWQRQRFTLVVSPGFNGLLRGEIEEDYLNSTSIGIEIDRENIPMLASSLMFDVNAIASFILELKNLFSLNSQISQNLEYHHRQLAPNDAQIQERFTLLLLSSLLTPEIESSPNKNNSNASGSVCAPIEAALLKQISQEKLLNQVTTQIRKSLDLSVIIQTAINQVRKFLELDRLVVYKFGEAATTDAIETSHQQETINYIGCIVYETIANQTISSVLNYCEETCFQDTTECWNKYSQGFTLAIDNVEESYHLEPCLLNFLRQSQVKAKLIAPIVFENKLWGLLIAHQCSTTRNWTESEKILLSSVGEQLAIAIQQAGLMQSLTQEKENLEQRVFERTMALHDALAAAEAASRIRSEFLATISHELLTPLTYVIGMSDTLLKWSFGELSERQRNYLQTIHDSGEHLLEMIHDILDLSQIEAGKAALNISEFSLTTMVEKTTESLKTKAAKQQINFTVDIQFNQERDRFTADARRIQQILENLLSNAIKFTPEQGSVILRIWREENNAVFQIEDTGIGIPEEQQPRLFEKFHQLETNYSRKYEGTGLGLALTKQLVEMHRGRIEVESTVDIGSIFTVWIPVQVRNDEL; from the coding sequence ATGCCTAGTTTCCCTAATTTGAGCTTTCCTAAAACCATATCCACAGATGTTTTTAATCAACTTGGAGAATTGTTAGAGCAGATGGCTCAATCTTTAGATACTAGCAGTTTAGTGTTGACTGAAGATATTCTGATGCGAATTCCGGTACCTGGGGAATGGCAAAGACAACGCTTCACTTTGGTGGTTTCTCCTGGGTTTAACGGGTTATTGCGAGGAGAAATCGAGGAAGATTACCTCAATTCTACTTCTATCGGCATCGAAATAGACCGGGAAAATATCCCAATGTTGGCTAGTAGCTTGATGTTTGATGTGAATGCGATCGCCTCTTTCATTTTAGAGCTAAAAAACCTTTTCTCTCTCAATAGCCAAATTTCCCAAAACCTGGAATATCACCACCGTCAATTAGCTCCCAATGATGCCCAGATTCAGGAAAGGTTCACACTTCTATTATTATCCTCCCTGCTGACACCAGAAATAGAATCATCTCCAAATAAGAATAATTCTAATGCATCAGGTTCTGTTTGTGCGCCCATCGAAGCTGCATTACTCAAACAAATATCCCAAGAAAAATTATTAAATCAAGTCACAACTCAGATTCGCAAAAGCTTGGATTTATCTGTAATTATCCAAACTGCCATCAATCAAGTGCGGAAATTTCTCGAATTAGATAGATTAGTCGTCTATAAGTTTGGAGAAGCTGCCACAACAGATGCTATAGAAACAAGCCACCAACAAGAAACCATAAATTATATTGGTTGTATTGTCTATGAAACAATCGCCAATCAGACGATTTCATCAGTTTTAAACTACTGTGAAGAAACCTGTTTTCAAGACACAACAGAATGCTGGAATAAATACAGTCAAGGTTTCACCTTAGCAATCGATAACGTCGAAGAAAGCTATCATTTAGAACCCTGTTTATTAAACTTTTTACGCCAAAGTCAAGTTAAAGCCAAATTAATTGCCCCAATCGTCTTTGAAAACAAATTATGGGGACTGCTGATTGCCCATCAATGTTCCACAACCCGAAATTGGACAGAAAGTGAGAAAATACTCCTAAGCTCGGTAGGGGAGCAGTTAGCCATCGCTATTCAGCAAGCTGGATTAATGCAATCTCTGACTCAAGAAAAAGAGAACTTGGAGCAGCGTGTATTCGAGCGGACAATGGCACTCCACGATGCATTGGCTGCCGCCGAAGCCGCCAGTCGTATACGCAGCGAGTTTTTAGCCACCATCAGTCACGAACTTCTGACTCCGTTAACCTACGTAATTGGAATGTCAGATACACTACTAAAATGGTCATTTGGAGAACTTTCAGAACGTCAAAGAAATTATTTACAAACCATCCATGATAGTGGTGAACATTTATTAGAAATGATTCACGACATCCTAGACTTATCGCAAATTGAAGCAGGGAAAGCAGCATTAAATATCAGCGAGTTTTCCTTGACAACTATGGTTGAAAAAACCACAGAATCATTAAAAACCAAAGCAGCCAAACAGCAAATTAATTTTACGGTAGATATACAGTTTAATCAAGAACGCGATCGCTTTACCGCAGACGCACGCCGAATTCAACAAATCTTAGAAAATCTCCTTAGCAATGCCATCAAATTTACCCCAGAACAGGGAAGTGTCATCCTCAGAATTTGGAGGGAAGAAAACAACGCAGTTTTCCAAATCGAAGACACCGGAATTGGAATTCCTGAAGAACAACAACCACGATTGTTTGAAAAGTTTCACCAACTTGAAACTAACTATTCACGGAAGTATGAAGGAACAGGCTTAGGATTGGCTCTCACGAAGCAACTTGTGGAAATGCATCGCGGCAGAATTGAAGTAGAATCCACAGTTGATATTGGCTCAATTTTTACAGTTTGGATACCCGTACAAGTGAGAAATGATGAATTATAG